A window of Leptospira stimsonii contains these coding sequences:
- the flhA gene encoding flagellar biosynthesis protein FlhA, with the protein MEKKWWNQSDVILGVGAVAIVAMLVIPLPGFILDILIIVSLAIGLLVLLTSLSVKEPADFSIFPSLLLITTLYRLALNVSTTRQILSKGPAMNSSIIDAFGSFIIGSESGLSKYVVGFIIFIILVLVQVLVITKGATRISEVAARFTLDALPGKQMAIDMELSSGNINEEEAKKRRKKIEAEVDFYGSMDGASKFVQGDVRAGLIITAINLLGGVIIGASIRGESFTQAIETYGKFTIGDGLVSQIPALLTTVATGIIVTRSGSESDLATQFKNQLFSNSKVLYVVAGSLGFSAFIPGLPFFPLLILSGGIAYLGYSLEQTVKEQLESIEKKEKESGQDRKPKDFYEELRTDPIEIEVGYHLIPLVDASQGGALLDQISNLRKKFAQDNGVVIPPVRILDNLDLNPDTYSIKINGTEVGASTVKPDKLMALNTSPGNAEAIQGEDFLEPSFGQKAKWISSEDKAEAEAKGYTVVDASTVVVTHLKELLATHASTLLGREEVKKLLDHYKATYPTLVNELDADKPGNLGIIQQVLQNLLREGLGIRNLVPILESIANNISKYQNPYILTELVRQSISRTVVRDYLSMDGKLRVITLESRILDRLNKSITQDRIENRDVLSLPPDFYRRLIDGVAELYRNFRTEGKFPIFVVNREVRLPFSYLLAKEFPPRNFGVLAYEEIHSSVDSVIEAELKLPQTQTATVGAGEEA; encoded by the coding sequence ATGGAAAAGAAATGGTGGAATCAGTCGGACGTTATCTTGGGAGTGGGGGCAGTGGCGATCGTCGCCATGTTGGTCATTCCTCTTCCAGGATTTATATTAGATATTTTGATTATTGTGAGTTTGGCGATAGGGCTTTTGGTTCTTTTGACCTCACTCTCCGTAAAGGAACCGGCTGATTTTTCGATCTTCCCGAGTTTACTTTTGATTACTACTTTGTATCGTCTTGCGCTCAACGTTTCTACGACTCGTCAGATTCTTTCGAAAGGTCCGGCGATGAACAGTAGTATCATTGACGCCTTCGGTTCGTTTATCATCGGAAGCGAATCCGGGCTTTCCAAATATGTAGTCGGCTTCATCATCTTCATCATCTTGGTTCTCGTTCAGGTCTTGGTGATCACAAAAGGTGCAACTCGTATCTCCGAAGTTGCGGCCCGATTCACTTTGGACGCCTTACCCGGTAAACAGATGGCCATCGACATGGAACTTTCCTCCGGAAACATCAACGAGGAAGAAGCCAAAAAAAGAAGAAAGAAGATCGAGGCGGAAGTCGATTTCTACGGGTCCATGGATGGAGCGAGTAAGTTCGTTCAAGGGGACGTCCGAGCCGGTCTGATCATTACCGCCATTAACCTGTTAGGTGGAGTGATCATCGGAGCTTCCATTCGGGGAGAATCCTTCACACAAGCGATCGAAACGTATGGGAAGTTTACGATCGGTGACGGTCTCGTTTCACAGATTCCTGCCTTGCTCACGACGGTCGCAACTGGTATTATCGTAACTCGTTCCGGCTCCGAATCCGATCTTGCTACTCAGTTCAAAAATCAACTCTTCAGCAATTCTAAGGTTCTCTATGTCGTTGCGGGAAGTTTGGGATTTTCTGCTTTTATACCTGGTCTTCCATTTTTTCCTCTTTTGATTCTTTCCGGAGGAATCGCCTACTTGGGATATTCTCTCGAACAAACGGTCAAAGAGCAACTTGAGTCGATCGAGAAAAAAGAAAAAGAATCCGGTCAGGATCGGAAGCCGAAAGATTTTTACGAAGAACTTAGAACCGATCCGATCGAAATCGAAGTCGGTTATCATCTCATACCGCTCGTCGACGCTTCTCAGGGCGGAGCGCTTTTGGATCAAATCAGCAATCTTCGTAAAAAATTTGCCCAAGACAACGGGGTCGTCATACCTCCGGTAAGAATATTAGATAATCTTGATCTGAATCCGGATACGTATTCGATTAAGATCAACGGTACCGAAGTGGGAGCTTCTACCGTAAAACCGGACAAGCTCATGGCTCTCAATACAAGCCCGGGAAATGCGGAAGCGATCCAAGGAGAGGATTTTCTAGAACCTTCCTTCGGACAAAAGGCGAAGTGGATTTCCTCCGAAGACAAGGCCGAAGCGGAAGCCAAGGGTTACACCGTCGTCGACGCGTCTACAGTCGTGGTCACACATCTTAAGGAACTTCTTGCGACACACGCGTCCACCTTGCTCGGTAGGGAAGAAGTCAAAAAACTTCTGGATCACTACAAAGCGACGTATCCGACCCTCGTCAACGAGTTGGATGCGGACAAGCCGGGTAACTTGGGAATCATTCAACAAGTATTGCAGAATCTCCTGAGAGAAGGTTTGGGAATTCGAAATCTCGTTCCAATCTTGGAATCGATTGCAAACAATATCTCCAAATATCAAAATCCTTATATTCTTACGGAGCTCGTACGTCAGTCGATCTCGAGAACGGTGGTTCGGGATTATCTCTCTATGGACGGTAAACTCAGAGTGATCACTTTGGAGAGTAGAATTTTGGATCGTCTGAACAAGTCGATCACTCAAGACCGGATCGAAAATCGAGACGTCCTTTCTCTTCCACCCGATTTTTATAGAAGGTTGATAGACGGAGTCGCCGAGCTGTATCGCAACTTTAGAACGGAAGGTAAGTTTCCTATCTTCGTCGTCAACAGAGAAGTTCGACTTCCATTTTCTTACCTTTTGGCGAAGGAATTCCCTCCCCGCAACTTTGGAGTTCTCGCCTACGAAGAAATTCACTCTTCCGTGGATTCGGTGATCGAAGCGGAACTCAAACTTCCTCAGACACAAACGGCGACCGTCGGAGCGGGAGAAGAAGCATGA
- the whiG gene encoding RNA polymerase sigma factor WhiG: MSKKYDKYNQQDETELWKSYRDTKDQDIRAYLVEKYSPLVKHVAGRIAIGMPQNVEFDDLVSYGVFGLLDAIEKFDPDRLIKFKTYAMTRIRGSIFDELRSIDWIPRSIRQKAKQLEQIIGMLENKEGQQVDDEAIAKELGISMEEYNTLLTKISGTSLVSLNDIWFLGDENDEVSFMETLESPMNMNPDTIIEKEEIKNVIVEAIKTLPEKEKKVIVLYYYEDLTLKEIGEVLEVTESRISQLHTRAVSRLRSKLGKVKSVITRK, from the coding sequence ATGTCCAAAAAGTATGATAAATATAACCAGCAGGATGAGACGGAACTATGGAAATCCTATCGGGATACCAAAGATCAGGACATCCGAGCTTACCTCGTAGAAAAATATTCTCCCTTAGTCAAACACGTTGCGGGTAGAATCGCGATCGGAATGCCACAGAACGTCGAGTTCGATGATCTCGTTTCGTACGGAGTATTCGGACTCTTAGATGCGATCGAAAAATTCGATCCGGACAGACTCATCAAATTCAAAACGTATGCGATGACCCGGATTCGAGGAAGTATCTTCGACGAGCTTCGATCGATCGATTGGATTCCGAGATCCATCCGACAAAAAGCAAAACAACTCGAACAGATTATCGGAATGTTGGAGAATAAAGAAGGCCAGCAGGTGGACGACGAAGCCATCGCAAAAGAACTCGGTATTTCCATGGAGGAATACAACACCCTTCTTACCAAGATAAGCGGAACTTCTCTCGTTTCTTTGAACGATATCTGGTTTCTCGGAGATGAGAACGACGAGGTTTCTTTTATGGAAACCCTCGAATCTCCGATGAACATGAATCCGGATACGATCATCGAAAAAGAAGAAATCAAAAACGTAATCGTTGAAGCCATCAAAACTCTCCCTGAAAAGGAAAAGAAAGTCATCGTATTGTACTATTATGAAGATCTCACTTTGAAAGAAATCGGAGAAGTTCTGGAAGTAACCGAATCTAGGATTTCCCAACTTCATACAAGAGCGGTTTCTCGTCTGAGAAGCAAACTCGGAAAGGTGAAATCAGTCATCACCCGTAAGTAA
- a CDS encoding MinD/ParA family protein produces the protein MDQATHLRKLTEGNTSLKVLSSRKPTTKIIAIASGKGGVGKSTISVNLAISMARAGQKVLVFDGDLGLANVNVILGIIPKYNLYHVVKGHKSLKDIVIQTPEGVDIIAGASGYSQLANLNDTQRNTLIKGFSELDNYDIMIIDTGAGISSNVIGLTLPADDVIVVTTPEPTAITDSYGLIKAIVSQSRDKNLKMVVNRVRSAIEGKKVADRVIDISGQFLEVKVENLGFIFQDEEVEKSIREQKPYIINSPKSKAAACLNRITYSLLNQEMEPLEDAGISGFFKKFFNFMDVREKELKDDEE, from the coding sequence ATGGACCAGGCGACTCATTTACGGAAACTCACCGAGGGGAACACGAGTCTAAAAGTTCTATCATCCAGAAAGCCCACGACTAAGATCATTGCGATCGCTTCGGGGAAGGGAGGAGTTGGAAAGAGCACCATCTCCGTAAACCTTGCTATCTCTATGGCACGGGCGGGTCAAAAGGTCCTTGTATTCGACGGTGACTTAGGTCTGGCAAACGTAAACGTTATCTTAGGGATCATTCCCAAATACAATCTGTATCACGTCGTAAAAGGCCATAAGAGCCTCAAGGATATCGTAATCCAGACTCCGGAGGGAGTGGATATTATCGCCGGGGCTTCGGGTTATTCCCAACTCGCAAACCTAAACGATACGCAGAGAAACACTCTGATCAAAGGTTTTTCCGAATTAGATAATTATGATATTATGATCATCGATACCGGCGCCGGAATCAGTTCGAACGTGATCGGTCTTACGCTTCCTGCGGACGACGTCATCGTCGTGACAACTCCGGAACCGACTGCGATCACCGATTCTTACGGACTCATCAAAGCGATCGTATCTCAAAGTCGGGATAAGAATCTAAAGATGGTCGTGAACCGTGTGAGAAGCGCGATCGAAGGAAAAAAAGTCGCCGACAGAGTGATCGATATCAGCGGACAATTTCTGGAAGTCAAAGTGGAAAACCTCGGATTTATCTTTCAGGACGAGGAAGTGGAGAAGAGTATTCGGGAACAAAAGCCGTATATCATCAATTCTCCGAAAAGTAAAGCCGCGGCCTGCCTAAATCGCATAACGTATTCTCTTTTGAATCAAGAAATGGAACCTTTGGAAGACGCAGGAATCAGCGGTTTTTTCAAGAAGTTCTTCAACTTTATGGACGTCCGGGAAAAAGAACTCAAGGACGACGAAGAATAG
- the flhF gene encoding flagellar biosynthesis protein FlhF codes for MEFAKIRGKSYQDCLMEMKMKYGPEATVISQTVVTEGGVMGTGLLAKKVIEIQIGIPEKQASREKIERKLQDLKDLLKQKSYAAPERKKTLQTLKPLSRTLEERETATLTAEDNWDLEEITTEPERVGISFEKELLDRTSRTSKETSPIRGRKDSPLTRLGERWLREGMSQTYVDEILSKVEERLSPIDQGRNHAVSERAVEVLKERVSVDSDLFRGTGKNQRKVVFLVGPTGSGKTTSVAKLAAKYFLHMGKSVSLYTTDNYRIAAIEQLKRYADTMGMPFYPVKDIKKFKETLARDGSELILIDTAGYSHRNLEQLERMNSFLSCFGEKDSVENLLVLSATSSYHHTSTVLKAYESLNYRRILLTKLDEADFLGGFLELADTYSKSFTYFSVGQEVPFDILPADKKLMAECVVIPEKIAELRGEVFTVAGG; via the coding sequence ATGGAGTTTGCTAAAATTCGCGGTAAAAGTTACCAAGACTGTTTAATGGAAATGAAAATGAAATACGGTCCGGAGGCGACCGTAATTTCGCAGACTGTCGTCACCGAAGGCGGTGTGATGGGCACGGGACTTCTCGCGAAGAAAGTGATCGAAATCCAGATCGGAATTCCCGAAAAGCAAGCGTCTCGTGAAAAGATCGAAAGAAAACTCCAGGACTTAAAAGACCTTCTCAAACAAAAGTCCTACGCGGCTCCGGAGAGAAAAAAAACTCTTCAGACCTTAAAACCTCTTTCTCGAACTCTGGAAGAAAGAGAAACCGCGACTCTGACTGCCGAGGACAACTGGGACTTGGAGGAGATCACGACCGAGCCCGAAAGAGTGGGAATCTCCTTCGAGAAGGAACTCTTGGATCGAACTTCTCGAACTTCGAAAGAGACATCCCCTATTCGAGGAAGAAAGGATTCTCCCTTGACAAGACTGGGTGAGAGATGGCTTCGCGAAGGAATGAGCCAAACATATGTGGATGAAATTCTTTCCAAAGTAGAAGAGCGTCTTTCTCCGATCGACCAGGGTCGAAACCACGCGGTCTCAGAAAGAGCAGTCGAGGTTTTGAAAGAAAGAGTGAGCGTGGATTCCGATCTTTTTAGAGGTACGGGAAAGAATCAGCGAAAAGTGGTCTTTTTAGTGGGACCGACGGGTTCCGGAAAAACGACCAGTGTTGCCAAACTTGCGGCAAAATATTTCCTTCATATGGGAAAATCCGTTTCGCTTTATACGACGGACAACTATAGAATCGCCGCTATCGAACAACTCAAACGGTACGCAGATACGATGGGAATGCCGTTCTATCCCGTAAAGGACATAAAAAAGTTTAAGGAAACTCTGGCCCGAGACGGATCCGAATTGATCCTCATCGATACTGCCGGTTATAGCCATCGAAATCTGGAACAACTCGAAAGGATGAATTCTTTTCTTTCCTGTTTTGGAGAAAAAGACTCTGTGGAAAATCTTCTTGTCCTTTCTGCGACTTCTTCCTATCATCATACAAGTACGGTATTGAAAGCCTATGAGTCTTTGAACTATCGAAGAATTCTTCTCACCAAATTGGATGAAGCAGATTTTTTAGGTGGTTTTCTCGAACTGGCCGATACATACTCTAAGAGTTTCACATACTTTAGCGTGGGGCAAGAGGTTCCTTTCGATATACTTCCTGCCGATAAAAAGCTCATGGCTGAGTGTGTTGTAATTCCGGAGAAAATTGCTGAGCTGAGAGGAGAGGTCTTCACCGTTGCCGGTGGCTGA